A genome region from Rhodanobacter thiooxydans includes the following:
- a CDS encoding AsmA family protein, whose translation MQRSRKVLSWIAGTLLVLLAVLLLAVATFDWNRMKPFIGDKVSQAIGRPFAINGALTVDWRRDRLAGWPGSWLPWPEFTARDIRIANPDWAAQPQFAHLDALRFRLSLPALLAHRIEVPTLQLVRPTVDLERDKSGRASWDFALPQSTVPSAWKLQLGTIGFDQGLLTLDDAARRVKLQLVVEPLQQAIPYEQIVAQQSSDAREQAGKTAGAAATRAMAGGEATPERVGQATASTAYQFGWTAEGSYQGSPLKGKGRTGAVLALQDKSMPFPLQADLRIGDSHIALVGTLTDPLHLGALDVRLWFSGSSMARLYPITGITLPDTPPYATEGHLKAELHRHGSRYDYQGFRGRVGGSDLSGNLLFVTGGARPKLSGDLHSKLLQFADLAPLIGADSRAGKERRGDATPQPADKLLPVEPFRTDRWQAMDADVTFTGARIVRGAALPIDSLGTHLVLNNGALYLDPLSFGLAGGTVRSNLTLDGSRTPMRGVLKLGARRLKLKQLFPTFEPMRSSLGEINGDATLDAQGNSVAALLGSANGELKLLMNDGAISKTLLETAGLNVANIVIGKLFGDKTVPINCAAADMAATHGLFDMRLFVFDTGDAVVNVTGTVNFADEKLDLDVKPHTKGFRVFSLRSPLYVHGTLKNPDVGVHAGPLLARGAGAVALGAVAAPVAALLALVAPSHGGDGDNTCRSVLQQLRSSGTMMRTRPRR comes from the coding sequence ATGCAACGCAGCCGAAAAGTACTCAGCTGGATCGCAGGCACGCTGCTGGTGCTGCTCGCGGTGCTGCTGCTCGCCGTCGCCACGTTCGACTGGAACCGCATGAAGCCGTTCATCGGCGACAAGGTCAGCCAGGCGATCGGGCGACCGTTCGCGATCAACGGCGCACTGACCGTGGACTGGCGACGCGACCGCCTCGCCGGCTGGCCCGGTTCGTGGCTGCCGTGGCCCGAGTTCACCGCGCGTGACATCCGCATCGCCAACCCGGACTGGGCTGCGCAGCCGCAGTTCGCCCACCTTGACGCGCTGCGCTTCCGGTTGTCGTTGCCGGCGTTGCTGGCGCATCGCATCGAGGTGCCCACGCTGCAACTGGTGCGCCCCACGGTCGACCTGGAGCGCGACAAGTCGGGCCGCGCCAGCTGGGATTTCGCGCTGCCGCAAAGCACCGTGCCCTCCGCCTGGAAACTGCAGCTGGGCACGATCGGCTTCGACCAGGGGCTGCTCACGCTCGACGATGCCGCACGCCGGGTGAAGCTGCAGCTGGTGGTGGAGCCGCTGCAGCAAGCCATTCCCTACGAGCAGATCGTGGCGCAGCAATCCAGTGATGCGCGCGAGCAGGCCGGCAAGACGGCCGGCGCGGCCGCGACCAGGGCCATGGCCGGCGGCGAGGCCACGCCGGAACGGGTCGGCCAGGCGACCGCGTCGACCGCCTACCAGTTCGGCTGGACCGCCGAAGGCAGCTACCAGGGCAGCCCGCTCAAGGGCAAGGGCCGCACCGGCGCCGTGCTGGCGCTGCAGGACAAGAGCATGCCGTTCCCGCTGCAGGCCGACCTGCGCATCGGCGACAGCCACATCGCGCTGGTCGGCACACTGACCGATCCGCTGCACCTGGGCGCGCTCGACGTGCGCCTGTGGTTCTCCGGCTCCAGCATGGCCAGGCTCTACCCGATCACCGGCATCACCCTGCCCGACACACCGCCCTACGCCACCGAGGGCCACCTCAAGGCCGAGCTGCACCGCCACGGCAGCCGCTACGACTACCAGGGTTTCCGCGGCCGCGTCGGCGGCAGCGATCTTTCCGGCAACCTGCTGTTCGTCACCGGCGGTGCACGGCCGAAGCTGAGCGGTGACCTGCACTCGAAGCTGCTGCAGTTCGCCGACCTGGCCCCGCTGATCGGCGCCGATTCCCGCGCCGGCAAGGAACGGCGCGGCGACGCCACGCCGCAGCCGGCCGACAAGCTGCTGCCGGTCGAACCGTTCCGCACCGACCGCTGGCAGGCGATGGACGCGGACGTCACCTTCACCGGCGCACGCATCGTGCGCGGCGCGGCGCTGCCGATCGACTCGCTCGGCACCCACCTGGTCCTGAACAACGGCGCGCTGTACCTCGACCCGCTGAGCTTCGGCCTGGCCGGCGGCACGGTGCGCAGCAACCTTACCCTCGACGGCAGCCGCACGCCGATGCGCGGCGTGCTGAAACTCGGCGCGCGGCGGCTCAAGCTCAAGCAGCTGTTCCCGACCTTCGAACCGATGCGCAGCAGCCTCGGCGAGATCAACGGCGACGCCACGCTCGATGCGCAGGGCAACTCGGTCGCCGCCCTGCTCGGCAGCGCGAACGGCGAACTGAAGCTGCTGATGAACGATGGCGCGATCAGCAAGACCCTGCTGGAAACCGCCGGCCTCAACGTGGCCAACATCGTCATCGGCAAGCTGTTCGGCGACAAGACGGTGCCGATCAACTGCGCCGCTGCCGACATGGCCGCGACCCACGGCCTGTTCGACATGCGCCTGTTCGTGTTCGACACCGGCGACGCGGTGGTCAACGTGACCGGTACGGTGAACTTCGCCGACGAGAAACTCGACCTCGACGTGAAGCCGCACACCAAGGGCTTCCGCGTGTTCTCGCTGCGCTCGCCGCTGTACGTCCACGGCACGCTGAAGAATCCGGACGTCGGCGTGCACGCCGGCCCGCTGCTGGCGCGCGGCGCCGGCGCCGTAGCGCTGGGCGCAGTCGCCGCCCCGGTCGCAGCCCTGCTCGCCCTGGTTGCGCCCAGCCACGGCGGCGATGGCGACAACACCTGCCGCAGCGTGCTGCAGCAGTTGCGCAGCTCCGGCACGATGATGCGGACGCGCCCCCGCCGGTAG
- a CDS encoding peptidylprolyl isomerase, with translation MLRRHLVTALALAGSLLVPPAVAAEQDKPTPTAKEILAKSAPVEWRTPDPQNLLLMQLPSGRVLIELAPDFTPLHAANIRTLVRQHYFDGLAIVRVQDNFVTQWGDPNDDDGDKSKLRSLGKASKTLPPEFTRAIDAKLPWTPLPDGDVYAPQVGFSEGFPVARDPASGQQWLTHCYGMVGVARDVAPETGSGSSLYAVIGQAPRRLDRNLAVAGRVLEGMPLLSGLPRGPEPMGFYAKPEQRVSIESVRLVADLPATQRPAIEALRTDSATFATLVEAKRNGRNAFYARPAGKVDLCGIDVPVREAKPTH, from the coding sequence ATGCTCCGCCGCCACCTCGTCACCGCGCTTGCCCTGGCCGGCAGCCTGCTGGTGCCGCCTGCCGTCGCCGCCGAACAGGACAAGCCCACGCCGACCGCGAAGGAGATCCTGGCCAAGTCCGCGCCGGTCGAATGGCGCACGCCGGACCCGCAGAACCTGCTGCTGATGCAGCTGCCGAGCGGGCGCGTGCTGATCGAGCTGGCGCCGGACTTCACTCCGCTGCACGCCGCCAACATCCGCACCCTGGTGCGCCAGCACTACTTCGACGGGCTGGCGATCGTCCGCGTGCAGGACAACTTCGTCACTCAGTGGGGCGACCCCAACGACGACGACGGCGACAAGAGCAAGCTCCGATCGCTGGGCAAGGCCAGCAAGACGCTGCCCCCGGAGTTCACCCGCGCGATCGACGCGAAGCTGCCGTGGACACCACTGCCGGATGGCGACGTGTACGCGCCCCAGGTGGGTTTCAGCGAAGGCTTCCCGGTGGCGCGCGATCCCGCCAGCGGGCAGCAATGGCTGACGCACTGCTACGGCATGGTCGGCGTGGCGCGCGACGTCGCGCCGGAAACCGGCAGCGGCAGCTCGCTGTACGCGGTGATCGGGCAGGCGCCGCGCCGGCTCGACCGCAACCTCGCCGTCGCCGGCCGCGTGCTGGAAGGCATGCCGCTGCTCTCCGGCCTGCCGCGCGGCCCCGAGCCGATGGGCTTCTACGCGAAGCCGGAGCAACGCGTCAGCATCGAATCCGTGCGCCTGGTCGCCGATCTCCCCGCCACGCAGCGTCCGGCGATCGAGGCGCTGCGCACCGACAGCGCCACCTTCGCCACGCTGGTCGAAGCCAAGCGCAACGGCCGCAACGCGTTCTACGCGCGACCGGCCGGCAAGGTCGACCTGTGCGGCATCGACGTGCCGGTGCGCGAGGCGAAGCCGACGCACTGA
- a CDS encoding methyl-accepting chemotaxis protein, translated as MRLRSFAFPAFSSFGARLAVRLAGTVVLLLLVCAGSALLLAGADTRLRHVVSDTLAPVASVGRIQNDYNDMLQSVTHAALTELPSSVDDAEIQVKTRRIDVRKHWGPLGASGLGTRQRQLLALTETHRIAADAAVDEVIALLKAEQFDLARLKVSNDVENAFGPLKSDFSNLFALALADGEAQAVLQHQANRRGLYLLVLLVVAALGLTLWMDLRIMRSLTGRLAVAARAAARIAKGSLGEPIEPGHDDEIGRLLRSLDGMDRQLAAVIGLVRDRSRLLDHHAADIAAGNDALGRRTELQAQQLRRTSGAMASIAATLTENARLGRDADRAAGEAREQTAHGRLAVDEAIGSMEAIDRTSRRMGDMLDLIDQVAFQTRLLSLNAAIEAARAGAHGRGFAAVAVEVRQLVQRCAEAARDIRGLVKASDDAVRSGLGRVAQAGGVIESIGSSVDRLAEAMAAMLVAGRGQAGEITAVNQAVIDMDAMTRENAALGEQAAMASRAMRESATALLDEVGFFTLAEAPDPPPVEDEPVTPARPLVARLLPALT; from the coding sequence ATGCGCCTGCGCTCGTTCGCCTTTCCTGCCTTCTCCTCGTTCGGTGCGCGCCTGGCGGTGCGACTGGCCGGCACCGTGGTGCTGCTTCTGCTGGTGTGTGCCGGGTCCGCCCTGTTGCTGGCAGGGGCCGACACGCGGCTGCGGCACGTGGTGTCGGACACCCTCGCGCCAGTGGCGTCCGTGGGACGGATCCAGAACGACTACAACGACATGCTGCAGTCGGTGACGCACGCCGCGCTGACCGAATTGCCCTCGTCCGTCGATGACGCCGAGATCCAGGTCAAGACCCGCCGCATCGATGTCCGCAAGCACTGGGGGCCGCTCGGGGCGAGCGGCCTCGGCACCCGGCAGCGGCAATTGCTGGCGCTGACGGAAACCCATCGCATCGCGGCGGATGCGGCCGTCGACGAGGTCATCGCCCTGCTCAAGGCCGAGCAGTTCGACCTGGCGCGGCTCAAGGTCTCCAACGACGTGGAGAACGCCTTCGGTCCGCTCAAGAGCGACTTTTCCAACCTGTTCGCGCTGGCACTTGCCGACGGCGAGGCGCAAGCGGTGCTGCAGCACCAGGCGAACCGGCGCGGCCTGTATTTGTTGGTTCTGCTGGTGGTCGCCGCGCTGGGGCTGACGCTGTGGATGGACCTGCGCATCATGCGCTCGCTGACCGGCCGCCTGGCTGTCGCGGCGCGGGCGGCCGCGCGCATCGCGAAGGGATCGCTGGGCGAGCCGATCGAACCTGGGCACGACGACGAGATCGGTCGCCTGCTGCGCAGCCTCGATGGCATGGACCGCCAGCTGGCCGCGGTGATCGGCCTGGTGCGTGACCGGTCGCGCCTGCTCGACCATCATGCTGCCGACATCGCCGCTGGCAATGACGCGCTCGGTCGGCGCACCGAGCTGCAGGCGCAGCAACTGCGGCGCACCTCCGGCGCCATGGCCAGCATCGCGGCGACCCTCACCGAAAACGCGCGGCTGGGCAGGGACGCCGATCGCGCGGCGGGCGAGGCGCGCGAGCAGACCGCGCACGGTCGCCTTGCCGTCGACGAAGCCATTGGTTCGATGGAAGCCATCGACCGCACCAGCCGCCGCATGGGAGACATGCTGGATCTGATCGACCAGGTGGCCTTCCAGACCCGGCTGCTTTCCCTCAATGCAGCCATCGAGGCTGCCCGGGCCGGCGCACACGGCCGCGGGTTCGCTGCCGTGGCCGTCGAGGTGCGCCAGCTGGTCCAGCGCTGCGCGGAGGCGGCGCGGGACATCCGCGGGCTGGTCAAGGCGAGCGACGACGCCGTGCGCAGTGGGCTGGGCCGGGTCGCCCAGGCCGGCGGGGTGATCGAAAGCATCGGCAGCAGCGTCGATCGCCTGGCCGAGGCGATGGCGGCCATGCTGGTGGCCGGCCGCGGGCAGGCCGGCGAGATCACCGCGGTGAACCAGGCGGTGATCGACATGGATGCGATGACGCGGGAGAACGCCGCGCTCGGCGAACAGGCCGCCATGGCGAGCCGCGCGATGCGGGAGAGCGCCACGGCCCTGCTGGATGAAGTCGGCTTCTTCACCCTGGCGGAGGCGCCGGACCCGCCGCCGGTCGAAGACGAGCCCGTCACACCTGCGCGTCCCTTGGTCGCCCGCCTTCTTCCGGCCCTCACCTGA
- a CDS encoding EAL domain-containing protein, translated as MSMVIGPDNRGPSLLDQAAGGSGLRAVFQPVVRLEDMTVVAHEGLCRPAEGAQDLSVLDMLDLARAKGRLGEFELLAARTVCTAFARQSAGGRLLVNLSAHAILDGGLQPDLLIAVLSGAGISIDRITVEITERDIVQNPTELAHAVGYLRARGTRIALDDFGNGHSNFEMWNELHPEIVKIDRYLVHGLARSAEKLAIVRALCSVAETLGADLVGEGVEDAADLRLLRELGISYVQGFLLGRPQAEAAAAVSDEAREAIRGHVVPVPPRPRGPVTLRPVRAGHLVISAPAVTLQQTNDDVAVLFARHNELHAIAVTDAERPVGLINRRVFTERLAQPFARELFGRKSCDAFMHVAPLLCEEGQSLESMADVLRGEDQRYLTDGFIITRGGRYLGLGTGESLVRRVTEQRIEAARYANPLTFLPGNIPVTEHMERLLREQRIFVAAYVDLNDFKPFNDQYGYFRGDEMIRLLAATLTARIDPARDFVGHIGGDDFILLFQSADWEPRCRTIIAEFNERSRALFDAEDLAQGGIEGEDRRGARQFFALATASIGAVRIQAPFPRRPEVIATLAARAKRHAKRERLGFHVLLAPASEATEPAR; from the coding sequence ATGAGCATGGTCATCGGTCCAGACAATCGCGGTCCATCCCTGCTCGACCAGGCGGCCGGCGGCAGCGGGCTGCGGGCGGTGTTCCAGCCGGTGGTGCGGCTCGAGGACATGACCGTGGTTGCGCACGAGGGCCTGTGCCGGCCGGCGGAAGGCGCGCAGGACCTCAGCGTGCTCGACATGCTCGACCTGGCCCGCGCCAAGGGCCGGCTCGGCGAGTTCGAGCTGCTGGCCGCCCGCACCGTCTGCACCGCCTTCGCCAGGCAGTCCGCGGGCGGCCGCCTGCTGGTCAATCTCAGCGCGCACGCCATCCTGGACGGCGGGCTGCAGCCGGACCTGCTGATCGCGGTCCTGTCGGGCGCCGGCATCAGCATCGACCGCATCACGGTCGAGATCACCGAGCGCGACATCGTGCAGAACCCCACCGAGCTCGCGCACGCCGTCGGCTATCTGCGCGCCCGCGGTACGCGCATCGCGCTGGATGATTTCGGCAACGGCCATTCCAACTTCGAAATGTGGAACGAGCTTCACCCCGAAATAGTGAAGATCGATCGCTACCTTGTGCACGGACTGGCGCGCAGCGCCGAAAAACTCGCGATCGTCCGCGCACTGTGCAGCGTCGCCGAGACGCTCGGCGCCGACCTGGTGGGCGAAGGCGTGGAGGATGCCGCGGACCTGCGGCTGCTGCGGGAGCTGGGCATCTCCTACGTCCAGGGCTTCCTGCTGGGGAGGCCGCAGGCCGAGGCCGCTGCCGCGGTCAGCGACGAGGCCCGCGAGGCGATCCGCGGGCACGTGGTGCCGGTACCGCCGCGACCGCGCGGCCCGGTCACGCTGCGGCCGGTGCGGGCCGGGCATCTGGTAATTTCTGCCCCGGCCGTCACCCTGCAGCAGACCAACGACGACGTGGCGGTGCTGTTCGCGCGGCACAACGAACTGCACGCCATAGCGGTCACCGACGCGGAACGCCCAGTGGGCCTCATCAATCGCCGCGTGTTCACCGAGCGCCTTGCACAGCCGTTCGCGCGCGAGCTGTTCGGGCGGAAATCCTGCGACGCCTTCATGCACGTCGCGCCCCTGCTGTGCGAGGAGGGCCAGTCGCTGGAGAGCATGGCCGACGTGCTGCGCGGCGAGGACCAGCGCTACCTGACCGACGGTTTCATCATCACCCGCGGCGGGCGCTACCTCGGGCTCGGCACCGGCGAGTCGCTGGTGCGGCGCGTGACCGAGCAGCGCATCGAGGCGGCGCGCTACGCCAACCCGCTCACCTTCCTGCCGGGCAACATCCCGGTGACCGAGCATATGGAGCGGCTGCTGCGCGAACAGCGCATCTTCGTCGCCGCCTACGTCGACCTGAACGACTTCAAGCCATTCAACGACCAGTACGGCTACTTCCGCGGCGACGAGATGATCCGCCTGCTGGCGGCGACCCTCACCGCGCGGATCGATCCGGCGCGCGACTTCGTCGGCCACATCGGCGGCGACGATTTCATCCTGCTGTTCCAGAGCGCCGACTGGGAGCCGCGCTGCCGCACCATCATCGCCGAGTTCAACGAGCGTTCGCGGGCCCTGTTCGACGCCGAGGACCTCGCCCAGGGCGGCATCGAGGGCGAGGATCGCCGTGGCGCGAGGCAGTTCTTCGCGCTGGCCACCGCGTCGATCGGTGCGGTGCGCATCCAGGCCCCGTTTCCCCGACGCCCGGAAGTGATCGCCACGCTGGCGGCCCGCGCCAAGCGGCACGCCAAGCGCGAGCGGCTGGGCTTCCACGTGTTGCTGGCCCCCGCGAGCGAGGCGACGGAGCCTGCCCGCTGA
- a CDS encoding PadR family transcriptional regulator, which produces MDDSASQLKKFQKELSSGTVSLVLLAVLGQSRQPMYGYQIAKRLEETGEGVLAGKQSALYPVLRNLEAAGLLASEVEPSVSGPPRRYYRITRPGREVLREWVAAWNATRDSVDNVLQGGVS; this is translated from the coding sequence GTGGACGACAGCGCCAGCCAGTTGAAGAAGTTCCAGAAGGAGCTGTCCAGCGGCACCGTGTCGCTGGTGCTGCTGGCGGTGCTGGGGCAGTCGCGCCAGCCGATGTACGGCTACCAGATCGCCAAGCGGCTCGAAGAAACGGGCGAGGGAGTGCTGGCCGGCAAGCAGAGCGCGCTGTATCCCGTGCTGCGCAACCTGGAGGCGGCCGGCCTGCTCGCCAGCGAGGTCGAGCCGTCCGTCAGCGGGCCGCCGCGCCGCTATTACCGCATCACCCGACCGGGGCGCGAGGTACTGCGCGAATGGGTCGCCGCATGGAACGCCACCCGCGATTCCGTCGACAACGTCTTGCAAGGAGGGGTGTCATGA
- a CDS encoding sensor domain-containing protein, whose product MNAPRTIVEYLEQLRVALRGADPALVQDALYDAEEHLRAELAEQPGRSEAAMLEHVVGSYGAPDEVAEIYRDQEIKIQRALRPPPSPKRRSLAGRFFGVAADPRTYGALFYMLLALATGIFYFTWAVTGLSLSLGLSVLIIGLPFIVLFFGSVRVLSLVEGRIVEAMLGMRMPRRPVYPTQGMSLMQRIGSMFTDVHTWTTLCYMWLMLPLGIVYFTLAVTLLSVSVAFIGAPLAMLFRDDSWLSWPRQVTVDWGFGAHVPGWGDAIAMCVIGIVLLFATLHLARTLGRVHGQVAKHMLVPRAAD is encoded by the coding sequence ATGAACGCGCCACGCACCATCGTCGAATACCTTGAACAGTTGCGTGTCGCGCTGCGCGGCGCCGACCCGGCGCTGGTCCAGGACGCTTTGTACGACGCCGAGGAACACCTGCGCGCCGAACTGGCCGAGCAGCCCGGGCGCAGCGAAGCGGCGATGCTGGAGCACGTCGTCGGCAGCTACGGCGCGCCGGATGAGGTGGCTGAGATCTACCGCGACCAGGAGATCAAGATCCAGCGCGCACTGCGTCCGCCGCCGTCGCCGAAGCGGCGCTCGCTGGCCGGGCGCTTCTTCGGCGTCGCCGCCGACCCGCGCACCTACGGCGCGCTGTTCTACATGCTGTTGGCGCTGGCCACCGGCATCTTCTACTTCACCTGGGCGGTGACCGGCCTGTCGCTGTCGCTGGGGCTGTCGGTGCTGATCATCGGCTTGCCGTTCATCGTGCTGTTCTTCGGCAGCGTGCGCGTGCTGTCGCTGGTGGAAGGGCGCATCGTGGAGGCGATGCTGGGCATGCGCATGCCGCGCCGGCCGGTGTATCCCACCCAGGGCATGAGCCTGATGCAGCGTATCGGCAGCATGTTCACCGACGTGCATACCTGGACCACTCTTTGCTACATGTGGCTGATGCTGCCGTTGGGCATCGTGTATTTCACGCTGGCGGTGACCCTGCTCAGCGTGTCGGTGGCGTTCATCGGCGCGCCGCTGGCGATGCTGTTCCGCGACGACAGCTGGTTGTCCTGGCCGCGCCAGGTCACCGTGGACTGGGGTTTCGGCGCACATGTGCCGGGTTGGGGCGACGCGATCGCGATGTGCGTGATCGGCATCGTGCTGCTGTTCGCCACCCTGCATCTGGCGCGCACGCTGGGCCGGGTGCACGGCCAGGTCGCCAAGCACATGCTGGTGCCACGCGCGGCGGATTGA
- a CDS encoding class I SAM-dependent DNA methyltransferase, which yields MPKTYDRAYFDKWYRDRRHAVGSPAELKRKMAMVVAQAEYYLGRPVHNVLDVGCGEATWRAPLRALRPGIVYRGLDASEYVVARYGRSRHIGLARFGQLEQLRFDTRFDLIVCTDVLHYLKPAEIRAGLQGIGEMLEGVAFLEVFTSRDDVAGDHHGFVARAPAWYLREFGKVGLLPCGSHCYLGPRLERHIAALERAQLPA from the coding sequence ATGCCCAAGACCTACGACCGCGCCTATTTCGACAAGTGGTACCGCGACCGGCGGCATGCGGTGGGCTCGCCGGCGGAGCTGAAGCGCAAGATGGCGATGGTGGTGGCGCAGGCCGAGTACTACCTGGGCCGGCCGGTGCACAACGTACTCGACGTGGGCTGCGGCGAGGCGACCTGGCGCGCGCCGCTGCGAGCGCTGCGGCCGGGCATCGTATATCGCGGACTGGACGCCAGCGAGTACGTGGTGGCGCGTTACGGGCGCAGCCGCCACATCGGGCTGGCGCGGTTCGGCCAGCTGGAGCAATTGCGCTTCGATACCCGCTTCGACCTGATCGTGTGTACCGACGTGCTGCATTACCTGAAGCCGGCGGAGATCCGCGCCGGGCTGCAGGGCATCGGCGAGATGCTCGAAGGCGTGGCGTTCCTGGAGGTGTTCACCAGCCGCGACGACGTGGCCGGCGACCACCACGGTTTCGTGGCGCGCGCGCCGGCCTGGTATCTGCGCGAGTTCGGCAAGGTGGGGTTGCTGCCGTGCGGCTCGCACTGCTACCTGGGGCCACGGCTGGAACGCCACATCGCGGCGCTGGAGCGGGCGCAGCTGCCGGCCTGA
- the nth gene encoding endonuclease III, which yields MKRADVVELFTRLRELNPHPTTELAYSTPFELLVAVVLSAQATDVGVNKATKKLYPVANTPQAILALGEEGLKKYISTIGLFNAKAKNVIALCRLLIEQHGGEVPHTREALEALPGVGRKTANVILNTAFGEPTIAVDTHIFRVANRTGLAPGKDVRAVEDKLAKVVPPEFKHDAHHWLILHGRYVCKARKPDCPHCPIRDLCRYKHKTVE from the coding sequence ATGAAACGCGCCGACGTGGTCGAGCTGTTCACCCGCCTGCGCGAGCTGAACCCGCATCCGACCACCGAACTCGCCTACTCCACCCCGTTCGAGTTGCTGGTAGCCGTGGTGCTGTCTGCGCAGGCCACCGACGTGGGCGTGAACAAGGCCACGAAGAAACTCTATCCGGTAGCCAACACGCCGCAGGCGATCCTCGCGCTGGGCGAGGAGGGGCTGAAGAAGTACATCAGCACGATCGGCCTGTTCAACGCCAAGGCGAAGAACGTGATCGCGCTGTGCCGGCTGCTGATCGAGCAGCACGGCGGCGAGGTGCCGCACACGCGCGAGGCGCTGGAAGCGCTGCCCGGGGTGGGTCGCAAGACCGCCAACGTGATACTCAACACCGCCTTCGGCGAGCCGACCATCGCGGTGGACACGCACATCTTCCGCGTCGCCAACCGCACCGGCCTCGCCCCCGGCAAGGACGTGCGCGCGGTCGAGGACAAGCTGGCGAAGGTGGTGCCGCCAGAGTTCAAACACGACGCCCACCACTGGCTGATCCTGCACGGCCGCTACGTATGCAAGGCGCGCAAGCCGGACTGCCCGCACTGCCCGATCCGCGACCTGTGCCGCTACAAGCACAAGACCGTCGAATAA
- a CDS encoding RnfABCDGE type electron transport complex subunit B, which translates to MTDLADRIDALLPQTQCEQCGYHGCRPYAEAIARGEAAINRCPPGGTAGIAKLAALLERPMLPLDRACGVEKPRMLARIVEADCIGCTKCTQACPVDAIVGASKLMHTVLADDCTGCELCVPACPVDCIVLEPMPMEQIDQTHADAARGHFQRREARLAREATEREAELAMRKTAVDTAASSNPVLAALARARAKQDKSS; encoded by the coding sequence ATGACCGACCTCGCCGACCGCATCGACGCCCTGCTGCCGCAGACGCAATGCGAGCAGTGCGGCTATCACGGCTGCCGGCCGTATGCGGAGGCGATCGCGCGCGGCGAGGCGGCGATCAACCGCTGCCCGCCCGGCGGTACGGCCGGCATCGCGAAGCTGGCGGCGCTGCTGGAGCGACCCATGTTGCCGCTGGACCGCGCCTGCGGCGTGGAGAAGCCGCGCATGCTGGCGCGCATCGTCGAAGCCGACTGCATCGGCTGCACCAAGTGCACCCAGGCCTGCCCGGTCGATGCCATCGTGGGTGCGTCGAAGCTGATGCACACCGTGCTCGCCGACGACTGCACCGGCTGCGAACTGTGCGTGCCGGCCTGCCCGGTCGACTGCATCGTGCTCGAACCGATGCCGATGGAACAGATCGATCAGACGCACGCCGACGCGGCGCGCGGACATTTCCAGCGCCGCGAGGCGCGACTGGCACGCGAAGCGACCGAGCGCGAGGCGGAACTGGCCATGCGCAAGACAGCGGTGGACACCGCCGCATCCAGCAACCCGGTGCTGGCCGCGCTGGCGCGCGCCCGTGCGAAGCAGGACAAATCGTCATGA